Proteins from a genomic interval of Yarrowia lipolytica chromosome 1E, complete sequence:
- a CDS encoding uncharacterized protein (Compare to YALI0E11319g, no similarity) has translation MTKPTTPLHSVDFYDWNVLTQFKLRGDLFKDPVLNRVASYFNEGVTYLLNGGYVYKARGSGKWMALPKTAATDEASKTASPDANRDYPKELLELIISDADSASSLEECKIVGRDPSSWAPEHRVLLERATESNPDLSIVADFLAIGGTYAKKDNYLFRVDNGVDRMVVPRGDVRDQLIRECLEGISEGEDPVERVQTMVAQYYVIPELETDVVRVMSSEEGEKRLQPTTKEAAIAPKTPVVTAAAATSTPTTPSALSSPASDVSVAPSL, from the coding sequence ATGACAAAACCCACAACGCCACTGCACTCTGTTGACTTCTACGACTGGAACGTGCTGACCCAGTTCAAGCTCAGGGGCGACCTGTTCAAGGACCCCGTGCTTAATCGCGTGGCCTCCTACTTCAACGAGGGCGTCACCTATCTGCTGAACGGCGGATATGTGTACAAGGCGCGGGGCTCGGGCAAGTGGATGGCACTGCCCAAGACCGCCGCCACAGACGAAGCCTCAAAAACCGCGTCTCCTGACGCCAACCGCGACTaccccaaggagctgctggaactAATCATCTCGGACGCAGACTCGGCCTCTTCGCTGGAAGAGTGCAAGATTGTGGGCCGCGATCCGTCCAGCTGGGCACCTGAGCATCGGGTGCTTCTGGAGCGGGCCACAGAGTCCAATCCAGACCTCAGCATCGTGGCCGACTTTCTCGCCATCGGAGGCACCTACGCCAAAAAGGACAATTACCTGTTCCGAGTGGACAATGGCGTGGACCGTATGGTGGTGCCGCGAGGCGACGTACGCGACCAGCTGATCAGAGAATGTCTGGAGGGCATCAGCGAAGGAGAAGATCCAGTGGAGCGGGTCCAAACTATGGTGGCTCAGTATTACGTCATTCCGGAATTGGAAACTGACGTGGTCAGGGTCATGAGTTCTGAGGAGGGGGAGAAGCGGCTGCAACCTACTACAAAAGAGGCTGCTATTGCACCAAAGACTCCAGTAgtcactgctgctgctgctactTCTACTCCCACCACTCCCTCTGCATTGTCGTCTCCTGCATCCGATGTGTCTGTTGCCCCATCTCTATAA
- a CDS encoding uncharacterized protein (Compare to YALI0E11407g, weakly similar to uniprot|Q8J2U0 Aspergillus oryzae MOXY monooxygenase): MRRLKYNFQSVYIQTRLRQFKHISPSTTPIGYIWLAHHVPDHPTHPSGNPRLVIYTFSTTKMPTGQELYDSLPNLHFPDEPNTAAEEILKRDFAGHRKVRAVVVGGGLAGITLGTILPRKLDNLDLVIYERWPETGGVWHRNTYPGVKCDIPSHNYQLSFDPKTDWSATYAPGQEIKSYWQGIEKKYGVDKLIKTNHDIQSADWDAEKGKWIFKIKDLNTNTEFTDEAEFFIQATGILNNARYPPYQPGFDDFQGPKFHPSQWPKDLSLKGKRVALIGNGASGVQILPQLLAQGVSHVDHYAKRGTWISQHVFGKHLPPHREYSPEEIAELRNTEKYHKFRKDLETRGQGNIASDVYGSEQNRQQLNAFLLLMYERLGGDEELFKKVVPDYAPGSRRFLPAPGYLEALTDPRVSYHLGTVKSFTKTGVVGADDVERPTDIIVASTGYTRANGESHAPNFEVTGLDGTNLKEHFSGAGSKLGYTNNYYGITSPHFPNYFYVLAQNSYLFCGPAPIAAELWSTYISKVIRKVQLENIKSLVVSEKAALGFSRVVTELSKASSTSRGIDGFFVEKTKDGEYRIALAWPGTITHAVTLLREPRWEDYEYEYLDNDNPFSFFGNGHTFLDFAPKGDKTFFVQTGVPPKLLHEEYLTIPRDHVAEGYEYDGTGDFLKNHHVGLDDDEDAEQAKEVNL, encoded by the coding sequence ATGCGGAGATTGAAATACAACTTTCAGtcagtatatatacagaCGCGTCTCCGCCAATTCAAACACATATCACCCTCTACCACTCCGATCGGTTACATTTGGCTTGCGCATCACGTGCCAGATCATCCAACCCATCCTTCTGGAAACCCACGACTCGTTATTTACACGTTTTCCACAACCAAAATGCCTACTGGACAGGAGCTCTACGACTCGCTGCCAAATCTGCACTTCCCCGATGAGCCCAACACCGCTGCAgaggagattctcaagcGAGACTTTGCTGGTCACCGAAAGGTGAGAGCGGTGGTAGTCGGAGGAGGCCTTGCAGGAATCACCCTGGGAACCATTCTGCCCCGAAAGCTCGACAACCTGGATCTTGTCATCTACGAGCGATGGCCTGAGACTGGAGGTGTGTGGCACCGAAACACCTACCCCGGAGTCAAGTGTGACATTCCATCTCACAATTACCAGCTTTCCTTTGATCCAAAGACCGACTGGAGTGCCACCTATGCCCCCGGTCAGGAGATCAAGAGTTACTGGCAGGGcattgagaagaagtacGGCGTCGACAAGCTGATCAAGACCAACCACGACATCCAGAGTGCCGACTGGGACGCTGAGAAGGGCAAGTGGATTTTCAAGATCAAGGatctcaacaccaacaccgAGTTCACCGACGAGGCCGAGTTCTTCATCCAGGCAACCGGTATTCTCAACAACGCACGGTACCCTCCTTACCAGCCTGGCTTTGACGATTTCCAGGGTCCCAAGTTCCACCCTTCTCAGTGGCCCAAGGACCTATCTCTCAAGGGCAAGCGGGTCGCGTTGATTGGTAACGGTGCTTCAGGTGTCCAGATTCTTCCCCAGCTGCTTGCCCAGGGTGTCTCTCACGTTGACCACTACGCCAAGCGAGGAACCTGGATCTCTCAGCACGTTTTCGGAAAGCACCTTCCTCCCCACCGAGAGTACTCTCCCGAAGAGATTGCAGAGCTGCGAAACACGGAAAAGTACCACAAGTTCCGTAAGGACCTCGAGACTCGAGGCCAGGGAAACATTGCCTCCGACGTCTACGGATCTGAGCAGAACCGACAGCAGCTCAATGCctttctgctgctcatgTACGAGCGGCTTGGCGGTGATGAGGAACTCTTCAAGAAGGTTGTTCCCGACTATGCTCCCGGATCTCGACGATTTCTGCCTGCTCCCGGCTACCTGGAGGCTCTGACTGACCCTCGAGTTTCATACCATCTGGGAACCGTCAAGTCGTTCACCAAGActggtgttgttggtgcCGACGACGTTGAGCGACCTACAGATATCATTGTGGCCTCCACCGGATACACCCGAGCCAACGGAGAGTCGCATGCCCCCAACTTTGAGGTCACTGGTCTCGATGGTACCAATCTCAAGGAGCACTtttctggagctggctCCAAGCTCGGATACACCAACAACTACTACGGAATCACTTCGCCCCATTTTCCCAACTACTTTTACGTGCTGGCTCAGAACTCCTATCTGTTCTGCGGCCCTGCTCCTATCGCCGCCGAGCTGTGGTCCACCTACATCTCCAAGGTGATCCGAAAGGTGCAGCTGGAAAACATCAAGTCACTGGTTGTGTCCGAGAAGGCTGCGCTTGGTTTCTCTCGAGTAGTCACCGAGCTATCCAAGGCCTCGTCTACTTCTCGAGGTATCGATGGCTTCTTCGTCGAGAAAACCAAGGATGGAGAATACAGAATTGCCCTTGCCTGGCCAGGAACTATCACCCATGCCGTAACTCTGCTGCGAGAGCCTCGATGGGAGGATTATGAGTACGAATACCTGGACAACGACAaccccttctccttctttggAAACGGACACACCTTCCTGGACTTTGCCCCCAAGGGAGACAAGACCTTCTTCGTGCAGACCGGTGTGCCTCCCAAGCTCCTCCACGAGGAGTATCTGACTATCCCTCGAGACCATGTTGCCGAAGGATACGAATATGATGGAACCGGTGACTTCCTCAAGAACCACCATGTGGGACTagatgacgacgaagacgccgagcaggccaaggaggtcaaTCTCTAA
- a CDS encoding uncharacterized protein (Compare to YALI0E11429g, weakly similar to uniprot|Q9P4F1 Aspergillus parasiticus MOXY monooxigenase), with product MTISKPPSPNNLDNAGITSSSQAGRGHTNVTGVDKEALWNEFDFLKNLEPPSEWAETILNREYHGRRPVKVVISGAGLSGITTGILINGKVDDVDLTILERNEEAGGVWFKNTYPGVRCDVPSHSYQLSFDPKTDWKSVYAYGEDIKKYWQSRAEKYGISDKIKTQQNILEAKWDQEDGQWHILVEDLTKPHQDQYTVKADFFISSSGTLNQPRYPPTQPGYDKFKGEKFHPVNWPKGLSLEGKRVALIGNGATGVQLLPQIALQAAHVDHYTKRGVWIGHSLYGSRVPGYVDYTQEEIDEIQQSSEYHKFRKQLDEALLGNYGGSFFGTESYKGLIKELLAIMFIRVGKDLELFKKVVPNYPPGARRLLPAPGYLEALTRENVSYHLGDIQEFTEKGIIGPDGVEREVDVIIASTGYVRDDGAGVTPNYEIYGQEGYTLRQHFNPPESKLGYSACYLGLAAPHFPNFFYTLSVNSYIYCGTAPFGVELQATYIAKAIRKAQLEDIKSLVPSVRASVLFNRRINEFSKTSCVCRGIDGYYTERDTEGNVRLKGSWPGTMTHALSMLREPRWEDYDYEYLNPDDPFSYFGSGKTWIDDHDGDKTFYLTEPGKVSVRNVHEGWVSLSRHHAPNCSHNADEHIEDGPKANGHVNGLKSKVNGV from the coding sequence ATGACTATCTCCAAGCCTCCATCGCCAAACAACCTCGACAATGCCGGaatcacctcctccagccagGCCGGTAGGGGACATACCAACGTGACCGGCGTGGACAAAGAAGCCCTCTGGAACGAGTTTGACTTTCTCAAAAACCTCGAGCCTCCAAGTGAATGGGCCGAAACCATTCTCAACCGAGAGTACCACGGCCGACGGCCCGTCAAGGTGGTCATTTCGGGCGCTGGGCTGTCTGGAATCACCACCGGTATCCTCATCAACGGCAAAGTGGACGATGTCGATCTGACCATCCTGGAGCGAAACGAAGAGGCCGGAGGAGTGTGGTTCAAGAACACTTACCCGGGCGTGCGATGCGATGTTCCCTCCCACTCGTACCAACTCTCCTTCGACCCCAAAACAGACTGGAAGAGCGTCTATGCCTACGGAGAAGACATCAAAAAGTACTGGCAGAGTCGAGCTGAAAAGTACGGCATCTCAGATAAGATCAAAACCCAACAGAACATCCTCGAAGCTAAATGGGACCAGGAGGACGGCCAATGGCACATTCTGGTAGAAGATCTCACCAAACCCCATCAGGATCAGTACACAGTCAAGGCcgacttcttcatctcgtCCTCAGGAACCCTCAACCAGCCCAGATACCCTCCCACACAGCCCGGATacgacaagttcaaggGCGAAAAGTTCCACCCAGTCAATTGGCCCAAGGGACTTTCTCTTGAGGGCAAACGGGTGGCTTTGATCGGAAATGGAGCCACTGGTGTACAGCTCCTCCCCCAGATCGCACTCCAGGCTGCTCATGTTGATCACTACACCAAACGAGGTGTTTGGATCGGCCATTCTCTATATGGATCTCGAGTTCCTGGATACGTGGATTACACGCAGGAAgagattgacgagattCAACAGTCTTCCGAGTACCACAAGTTCCGAAAACAGCTGGACGAGGCTCTTTTGGGTAACTACGGCGGCTCCTTCTTTGGAACAGAATCCTATAAGGGCCTCATAAAGGAGCTACTGGCAATCATGTTTATTCGAGTGGGTAAGgacctggagctgttcaagaaggTGGTACCTAATTACCCCCCTGGAGCCCGacgtcttcttcctgctCCCGGATATCTCGAGGCTCTGACTCGAGAAAATGTTTCTTATCATCTTGGAGACATTCAGGAGTTTACTGAAAAGGGTATCATTGGTCCTGATGGCGTAGAACGAGAAGTTGATGTCATTATTGCCTCTACTGGCTATGTTCGAGATGATGGAGCTGGAGTGACCCCCAACTACGAAATCTACGGCCAGGAAGGATACACTCTTCGCCAGCATTTCAACCCTCCCGAATCCAAGCTTGGATATTCCGCGTGCTACCTTGGACTGGCAGCTCCTCACTTTCCCAACTTCTTCTACACACTGTCCGTCAACTCTTACATTTACTGTGGAACAGCTCCGTTTGGAGTCGAGTTGCAGGCCACATACATCGCCAAGGCTATTCGAAAGGCCCAGCTGGAAGACATCAAGTCGCTTGTTCCCTCGGTGCGAGCCTCTGTGCTCTTCAACCGACGAATCAATGAGTTCTCCAAGACGTCATGTGTGTGTCGAGGCATTGATGGATACTACACTGAGCGAGACACTGAGGGCAATGTGCGTCTCAAGGGTTCTTGGCCCGGAACCATGACCCATGCTCTGAGTATGCTGCGAGAGCCTCGATGGGAAGATTACGACTACGAGTACCTCAATCCTGATGATCCCTTCTCGTACTTTGGATCTGGAAAGACGTGGATTGATGACCATGATGGAGACAAGACTTTCTACCTCACCGAGCCCGGTAAGGTGTCTGTTCGTAACGTCCATGAGGGCTGGGTGTCATTGTCTCGGCATCATGCCCCCAACTGTTCTCACAATGCTGACGAACATATTGAAGATGGACCCAAGGCCAATGGGCATGTTAATGGTCTCAAATCGAAGGTTAATGGGGTCTAG
- a CDS encoding uncharacterized protein (Compare to YALI0E11385g, weakly similar to uniprot|P38772 Saccharomyces cerevisiae YHR040w, similar to Saccharomyces cerevisiae MET8 (YBR213W); ancestral locus Anc_6.105), translated as MQIHYLHMTVEIRSSSDIYTTHYSGYLCTPTHTNKMAETQKFEKVQPGGSLIVAWQARGKRCLVVGGGEVASGRVLALLNADAEVVVVSPAITNAELENRRELKEFIWIKAPYNDDHLTAEDNYNLVLSCLDDPEVSDQVWRRAVSLKIPVNVADVPAKCDFYFGSIYRDGPLQIMISTNGKAPGLARKIRKEITNIFEDKEAEEGEGESDSMITKAIDNVGKIRQAVRNVVKCDIKARMAFVSGICEKWSFKQISLLNDDSIADLIAHFPDIPEYEDLDSQTAEVPIHTLKLA; from the coding sequence ATGCAGATACACTATCTCCATATGACTGTCGAGATCAGATCAAGCTCTGACATCTACACTACACACTACAGTGGCTACTTGTGCacaccaacacacacaaacaagaTGGCGGAGACACAAAAGTTTGAAAAGGTGCAGCCTGGAGGATCACTGATTGTGGCGTGGCAGGCAAGGGGCAAGCGATGTCTggttgttggaggcggAGAAGTGGCCTCTGGACGGGTGTTGGCTCTGCTCAATGCTGACGCGGAAGTCGTCGTGGTGTCGCCTGCTATCACAAACGCCGAGCTCGAGAACCGACgtgagctcaaggagtttATCTGGATCAAGGCTCCGTACAACGATGACCATCTGACTGCCGAGGACAACTACAACCTTGTTCTGTCGTGTCTGGACGATCCCGAGGTTTCAGACCAGGTGTGGAGACGAGCCGTCAGCCTCAAGATCCCCGTAAATGTGGCTGATGTGCCGGCCAAGTGCGACTTTTACTTTGGCTCCATCTACCGAGATGGCCCTTTGCAGATTATGATCTCCACAAACGGAAAGGCCCCTGGACTGGCTCGAAAGATCCGAAAGGAGATCACAAACATTTtcgaggacaaggaggctgaaGAGGGTGAGGGAGAGTCTGACAGTATGATCACAAAGGCCATTGACAACGTTGGAAAGATCCGACAAGCTGTCCGAAACGTGGTCAAGTGTGACATCAAAGCTCGAATGGCCTTTGTCAGTGGCATCTGCGAGAAGTGGTCCTTCAAGCAGATTTCTCTGCTCAACGATGACTCCATTGCCGACCTCATTGCACATTTCCCCGATATCCCCGAGTACGAGGATCTGGACAGCCAAACCGCGGAGGTACCTATCCACACTCTGAAACTTGCATAG
- a CDS encoding uncharacterized protein (Compare to YALI0E11363g, weakly similar to uniprot|P38772 Saccharomyces cerevisiae YHR040w, similar to Saccharomyces cerevisiae BCD1 (YHR040W); ancestral locus Anc_5.303) has translation MHELKRFTIQKKEKNHTHTHTHTHTQTTTHSMSCSICQQESKYRCPACSARTCSLACSKQHKASEKCSGLPDPTKYLNREALFTDTSVNRDYRFLKRLERDIVVRKQDGESMPIFKRARYNQNRKDGKDGSVMERNGVKIHKVAQGMGRQKRNHSRWDPNIKQFCWTVEWVNVDTNETMTVDKVNPVQSLLECFQKRGSEKGGNGDNKGERKVEKNDTEQTEMKDEHSKQKDGDKKDEEKEVVPLTPRSFYMKRIKSKNTSPILLDPSKPLSENLKDKSVVEYPTIYYTNEEIVASDSDSDSDSDSDNDSGSDDSDDSDDSDDDSDDDSDSAPEEESARQPEMPDIVKTLADSAVNDMAGLEDAFEKAQEEGKQ, from the coding sequence ATGCATGAACTAAAAAGATTCACCATccagaagaaagaaaaaaaccacacacacacacacacacacacacacacacaaacaacaacacacagCATGAGCTGCTCCATCTGTCAGCAGGAGAGCAAATACAGATGCCCAGCATGTTCGGCGCGCACGTGTTCGCTGGCATGCTCAAAGCAACACAAAGCCTCCGAGAAGTGCTCAGGACTCCCTGATCCCACAAAGTACCTGAACCGAGAGGCTCTCTTTACAGACACATCTGTTAACAGAGACTACCGGTTTCTCAAGCGGCTGGAGCGAGATATTGTAGTGCGCAAACAGGATGGCGAAAGCATGCCGATTTTCAAGCGGGCTCGATACAACCAGAACAGAAAAGACGGCAAGGATGGCAGTGTGATGGAGCGAAACGGAGTCAAGATACACAAGGTGGCTCAAGGGATGGGACGGCAGAAGCGGAACCATAGCAGATGGGATCCTAACATCAAGCAGTTTTGTTGGACTGTCGAATGGGTGAATGTTGACACTAACGAGACCATGACTGTGGACAAGGTAAACCCTGTGCAGTCACTTCTCGAGTGTTTCCAGAAGAGAGGCAGTGAGAAGGGTGGGAATGGTGATAATAAGGGTGAACGGAAGGTCGAGAAGAACGACACCGAGCAAACAGAGATGAAAGATGAACATTCAAAACAGAAGGATGGCGACAAGAAAGacgaagaaaaagaagtgGTCCCGTTAACACCTAGATCATTCTACATGAAGAGAATCAAGTCGAAGAACACATCTCCAATTCTGTTAGATCCCTCAAAGCCTCTGTCTGAAAATCTGAAAGACAAATCTGTCGTGGAATATCCTACCATCTACTACACCAACGAAGAGATTGTTGCGAGTGACAGCGATAGTGACAGTGACAGTGATTCCGACAACGACAGTGGTTCCGATGATTCGGACGATTCGGACGATTCAGATGACGACTCTGATGATGACTCTGACTCAGCTCCTGAAGAGGAGAGTGCTCGACAACCAGAGATGCCTGACATTGTCAAAACATTGGCCGACTCAGCTGTCAACGACATGGCCGGCCTAGAGGACGCCTTCGAAAAAGCACAAGAGGAAGGAAAGCAATAG
- a CDS encoding uncharacterized protein (Compare to YALI0E11355g, similar to uniprot|P48836 Saccharomyces cerevisiae YHR039ca VMA10 H+-transporting ATPase V0 domain 13 KD subunit vacuolar, similar to Saccharomyces cerevisiae VMA10 (YHR039C-A); ancestral locus Anc_5.304) yields MSAQNSKEIQKLLQAEKKAHEIVQKARGYRTQKLKDAKTDAAADIEAYKKKKEEDFSKTKNADSGSNTKAEAEAEESAKSELAEIKKAGEKAEKDVLKKLIDEVLTPKPIVHINA; encoded by the exons atg TCCGCCCAAAACTCCAAGGAAatccagaagctgctccaggcagagaagaaggcccaCGAGATTGTGCAGAAGGCACGAGGAT ACCGAACacagaagctcaaggacgccaagaCGGACGCTGCTGCCGACATTGAGGCctacaagaagaagaaggaggaggactttTCTAAGACCAAGAACGCCGACAGCGGCAGCAACACCAAGGCtgaggccgaggccgaaGAGTCCGCCAAGTCCGAGCTGGccgagatcaagaaggctggcgagaaggccgagaaggacgtgctcaagaagcttATAGATGAGGTTCTGACCCCCAAGCCCATTGTCCACATCAACGCTTAG
- a CDS encoding uncharacterized protein (Compare to YALI0E11330g, some similarities with uniprot|A2E345 Trichomonas vaginalis Myb-like DNA-binding domain containing protein) encodes MTRVTKWDPENDNIVKSFVKEHGREWSISEMADELKSQLPGFDNSSIQRRILQWLQNPRGPSDLL; translated from the exons ATGACCAGAG tgaCAAAGTGGGACCCCGAAAAcgacaacattgtcaagaGCTTCGTCAAGGAGCATGGCCGCGAGTGGTCGATCAGCGAAATGGCCGACGAACTCAAGTCACAACTGCCTGGTTTCGACAACTCGTCTATTCAGCGCCGCATTCTGCAGTGGCTCCAGAATCCAAGAGGACCGTCTGACCTCCTGTGA
- a CDS encoding uncharacterized protein (Compare to YALI0E11341g, similar to uniprot|P38694 Saccharomyces cerevisiae YHR039c, similar to Saccharomyces cerevisiae MSC7 (YHR039C); ancestral locus Anc_5.305): protein MHTKRLNLPPPQRYISKYSTGINRPPPPSHPPPPMEYAETAWSAVEEAWLDLDQYINLRDLQSLSSGSLQWENILLVSTTISVTVTLILATQRWFFGYKNAAEKPAVIHVRTPDQALPHWKGIRMDPPTLRSQEEPDMIQCYCPATGQFLGATPASTLLDIDAAIECAAAAQCQWNPSFSARNKVLKTIRKFLLENQEVVARVACRDTGKTMIDASMGEIMVTLEKINWLIKNGERALQPSSRPGSSNPLMFYKAAKVVYEPLGVVAALVSWNYPLHNLMGPILASLYAGNAVIIKCSESVVWSSQYFVQIAREALQACGHSPDLVQLVCCWPETANHLTSHPQISHMTFIGSKPVAHKVAAAAAESLVPLVVELGGKDPCVVFDDDGLDLKTIAHTILRGTFQAAGQNCIGFERVIAQPSAYKTLLDIFRETIPKLRVGAGIDQQDDVDVGACISNMHFDRLEELIADAVAQGAELVAGGHRYPHPKYPQGHYFQPTLLVGVTADMEIAQTEVFGPVLTMMQAETVDQAIDLANSTIYGLGAAVFGANTVTLRKAINDIKSGNIAVNDLAAFYVCQLPFGGCKGSGYGKFGGEEGLQGLCLAKSVAFDSVPFCKTTLPRPLQYPIPSAVKGWEFVKNVNIAGYGVGLWKRFKSLVSLGKSA, encoded by the coding sequence ATGCATACCAAAAGGTTGAATTTACCACCACCTCAGCGCTacatctccaagtacagtaccggtatCAACCGCCCCCCCCCCCCGTCTCATCCGCCCCCCCCAATGGAATACGCCGAAACAGCATGGTCGGCGGTCGAGGAGGCCTGGTTGGACCTGGACCAGTACATTAACCTCCGCGACCTGCAATCGCTGTCGTCGGGGTCTCTACAGTGGGAAAACATTCTGCTGGTTTCCACCACAATCAGTGTCACCGTGACGCTGATTCTGGCGACCCAGCGGTGGTTTTTCGGCTACAAGAACGCCGCCGAGAAGCCTGCGGTGATCCACGTTCGAACCCCAGACCAGGCCTTGCCCCACTGGAAGGGCATTCGTATGGACCCTCCTACTCTTCGATCccaggaggagcccgaCATGATCCAGTGCTACTGTCCTGCGACCGGCCAGTTTCTGGGAGCCACACCGGCCTCGACGCTGCTGGACATTGATGCAGCGATTGAATGTGCTGCAGCTGCCCAGTGCCAGTGGAACCCGTCGTTCAGCGCCCGAAACAAGGTGCTCAAAACCATTCGAAAGTTCTTGCTTGAAAACCAGGAGGTCGTGGCTCGAGTGGCTTGTCGAGACACCGGAAAGACCATGATCGACGCATCCATGGGCGAGATCATGGTGAcgttggagaagatcaactGGCTCATCAAGAACGGAGAACGAGCCCTTCAGCCCAGCTCACGACCGGGTTCCTCCAACCCTCTCATGTTCTACAAGGCCGCCAAGGTGGTATATGAGCCTTTGGGCGTCGTGGCTGCCCTTGTGTCGTGGAACTACCCTCTCCATAACCTCATGGGGCCGATTCTGGCGTCTCTGTACGCTGGAAACGCCGTCATCATCAAATGCTCCGAGTCTGTCGTCTGGTCGTCGCAGTACTTTGTTCAGATTGCTCGTGAGGCGCTCCAGGCCTGTGGCCACTCGCCCGATCTCGTACAGCTCGTGTGCTGCTGGCCCGAGACTGCTAACCACCTCACCAGCCACCCCCAGATCTCGCACATGACTTTCATTGGCAGCAAACCCGTGGCCCACAAGGTGGCAGCTGCCGCTGCCGAGTCGCTTGTTCCTCTTGtcgttgagcttggaggcAAGGACCCATGTGTCGTCTTTGACGATGATGGACTGGATCTCAAGACCATCGCTCACACCATTTTGAGAGGCACTTTCCAGGCGGCCGGCCAGAACTGTATTGGTTTCGAGCGTGTCATCGCCCAGCCTAGCGCTTACAAAACTTTGCTCGACATCTTCCGAGAAACCATCCCCAAGCTGCGTGTTGGAGCTGGAATCGACCAGCAGGACGACGTGGATGTCGGAGCGTGTATTTCCAACATGCATTTTGATcgtctggaggagctcattGCCGACGCGGTTGCCCAAGGAGCCGAGCTCGTTGCTGGAGGACACAGATACCCCCACCCCAAGTACCCCCAGGGTCATTATTTCCAACCCACTCTGCTCGTTGGGGTCACTGCCGACATGGAGATTGCTCAGACAGAGGTGTTTGGCCCCGTGCTGACCATGATGCAGGCCGAGACGGTCGACCAAGCCATCGATCTGGCCAACTCTACGATATACGGTCTTGGAGCCGCGGTGTTTGGAGCCAACACTGTGACGCTGCGAAAGGCTATCAACGACATCAAGTCCGGAAACATTGCCGTCAACGATCTGGCAGCCTTCTACGTGTGCCAGCTGCCGTTTGGAGGCTGCAAGGGCTCTGGCTACGGCAAGTTTGGAGGAGAGGAGGGTCTGCAGGGTCTGTGTCTGGCCAAATCTGTGGCGTTTGACTCTGTGCCCTTCTGCAAGACCACTCTGCCCCGGCCACTGCAATATCCAATTCCCAGCGCCGTCAAGGGATGggagtttgtcaagaacGTGAATATTGCTGGCTATGGTGTGGGCCTGTGGAAACGGTTTAAGAGCCTGGTCAGCTTGGGTAAGAGTGCCTAG